The sequence GACGCGGCCGTGGTGGGAGACTGGGGCCATGCCGACGCGGAACCTGATCTTTGTGGCCTTCGTGGAGCCCGTGGCCGAAGGCCAGGTCTTCCCACGCACCGACTGGCCGCTGCACATCACGCTGGTGCGGTTTGACGTGGGGTTCGACGCCGCCGCAACAGGCAGCGCGGACGTCGCCGAACGCATCGCCGGGCTCGCTGATGCACCGGCAGCCGCAGCGCTGGGCGCCGCGCTCACCGTGGGGGAGGACGCCGCCTTCGGCCGCAACGGATCCGTTCCCGTCAACCTCATCCAGCCCCAGCCTGACCTGCAGGCCCTGCACGGGCAGCTGGTTGACGTCGTCGTGGGCGTGGGAGGCAGGATCCTGACGCCGGCCCACACCCTCGCCGGATACCGCCCCCACGTCTCACACCATGGTGGCAAGCGCCTCCACCCCGGCGACGCCGTCGTGCTTGACCGCGTCGCCCTGGTGGACATGGCTCCCGACGGCGACCACACC comes from Pseudarthrobacter sp. NIBRBAC000502770 and encodes:
- a CDS encoding 2'-5' RNA ligase family protein, producing the protein MPTRNLIFVAFVEPVAEGQVFPRTDWPLHITLVRFDVGFDAAATGSADVAERIAGLADAPAAAALGAALTVGEDAAFGRNGSVPVNLIQPQPDLQALHGQLVDVVVGVGGRILTPAHTLAGYRPHVSHHGGKRLHPGDAVVLDRVALVDMAPDGDHTTRRVLRLWRREGGS